A region of the Variovorax sp. 54 genome:
CGCGGGCGCGGGCCAGCGCGGGCTGGTCGTTGTCGATCGTGCGTGCCAGCTCTTCGAGCTCGGTCAGCATCTGCGCCTGCTTGTCGGCGATCTCGGCGCCGGCCGTGGCCAGCGCCTGGCGCAGTGCCTGCAATGCCAGCAACGCGCCGGCCGACCACTTGACGAAATCGGGGCTCGGGATCATCGCGGCGTCGAAGGCGTCGGCCTCCTGTTCGAGCGGGGCCTTCAGTTCGTCGGCGACCTTCTCGGCCGCGGCCTTGACGGCGGGCACGATCTTGCGGACCTTGGCCTTGATGTCGCTCACGTCGATCGACAGCGGGCCCAGGCCCTCGAAGCCGGTCGTGCGCGTGGCGCCGTAGCCGCGACCGGCCGTGACCTGGCGCACGCCCGCTGCGCGCGGCAGGATGGCGGCGAGCGCCAGCTGTTCGGAGGCGTCGAGGTCCCAGCGCGTGTGCACGACGGGGGTGTCGTCGGTGCATTCGTCCAGGCGGCGGTGCCGCGGAAAGTCCTTGATGGGACTGAGTGCCGTGAGCCCGTCGGTCGGGTTCAGGCTGTGCAACGCGCGCAGCAGGTTCGATTTGCCGCTGTCATTTCGGCCGAGGATCGCTGTGATCTGGGAGGAATCGATGGAGCCGCTGTCGTGGATCGAGCGATAGTTGGTGATCTGGAATGACGCCAAGCGCATGCAGGAATTTCTCTTCTGAATTGGATACGGGGCCGGGGAATGTATTGCATCCCCGGCCCCGTCTTGCCGATCGCGGAAGAAAAAAACTGTACGGCGCGCTCTTGCCGCGGTGCTGCCCTACTCTGCCGCGCGCCGCAGCGTGTCGACCACCGGCCGGCGCAGCACATCGCGCAAGCCCCACCACCCCGCCGCCAGCGCGAGCACCGCGCCGGCCAGCGCGCCCGCCACTGGCACGAGTGGCGAGGCGGTCCAGGTGAACTCGAACACGTAGCGCGCGAGCCCCCAGCCGATCACCGAGGCCACGATGCTCGCGAGAAAGCCCGCGAGCAGACCGACGCCGATCAGTTCGGCGCGCTGCACCTGCCGCAGCAGGCTGGCGCGGGCGCCCACGGCGCGCATCACGGCGAACTCGCGCGCACGCTCTTCGCGCGTGGCGGTGACGGCCGCGAACAGCACCACCAGCCCGGCCGCCAGCGTGAAGCCGAACAGGAACTCGACCGCGCGGATCACCTGGTCGAGCACGCGCTGCACCTGGTTGATGGTGGCGCTCATGTCGACGTTGGTCACGTTGGGGAAGCTGCGCACCAGCGCGTTGTCGAAGCCGCGCGTTTCGGGCGCGCGGAAGGCGCCCATGTAGGTCACGGGCACGTCGGCCAGCGAGGCCACGGTGTACATCACGAAGAAGTTGGCGTGCAGCGAGCCCCAGTCGACCTTGCGCAGCGAGGTGATGCGCGCGTCGTTCTGCATGCCGCCGATGTCGAAGCGCAGGGTGTCGCCGAGCTTCAGGCCCAGCGTTTCGGCCAGGCCTTCTTCCACGCTCACCTCGTTCTTCGCCTCGGGCGTCCAGGCACCGGCGGTGACGGCGTTGTGCGCGGGCGCGGCGGTGCTGTTGCTCAGGTTGAACTCGCGGTCGACCAGGCGCTTGGCGCGGTCCTCGGTGTAGTCGTCGGGCGTCACGGGCTTGTCGTTGATCGCCACCAGCCGGCCGCGGATCATCGGGTACCAGTCGAACTTGGCGACGCCCGCGTCGCGCAGCGTCTTCTGGAACGCGTCGCTCTGCTCGGGCATCACGTTGATGACGAAACGGTTCGGCGCATCGGGCGGCGTGGCCTTGCGCCAGCTCGCGACGAGGTCGGTGCGCAGCAGAACGAGCAGCACCAGCGCCAGCAGGCCCACGGCGAGCGCGCTGACCTGCACCACGGCGTACGCCGGCCGCGCCGAGATCTGCCGCGTGGCCAGCACCAGCCAGCGCGGCGCGGTGGTTTCGTTGACGCTACGGCGCAGCACCTTCACGGCCAGCCAGCTCAGGAGCGCGAACACGGCCACGGCACCGGCAAAGCCGCCGACCGCGATCAGGCCCAGCTTGATGTCGCTGCTCGCCGCCATCAGCAGCGCCGCAAAGCCCGCCACGCCGATGCCGAGCACGGCGAGCGATGCAGGCTTGAGCCCGCCCACGTCGCGGCGAATCACGCGCAGCGGCGGCACGCGCGCCAACTGCAGCACCGGCGGCAGGCCGAAGGCGAACAGCAGCGTGAGCCCCATGCCCAGGCCGAAGGCCACGGGCCACAGCGTGGCGGCGGGCAATGCGGTCTCGACCAGCCCGGCCAGCAGCAGCACGAACACATAGTGGACGGCGAAGCCGATGGCCACGCCGATCGCGCTGGCCACGGTGCCGATCACCGCGAACTCGAAGGCATAGGCCGCGGCGATGGTGCGCTGGCTCTGGCCGAGCACGCGCAGCATGGCGCAGTCGTCCAGGTGGCTGGCCGCGAAGCCGCGCGCGGCCAGCGCCACGGCCACGGCCGACAGCAGCGCGGCGAGCAGCGCGACGAGGCTCAGGAATTTCTCGGCGCGGTCGAGCGTCTGGCGCATCTCGGGCCGGCCGCCTTCGAAGGAGTCGAGCCGCACGCCGCGCAGCTCGCCCTTCTTGATGGTGGCGTCGGCCCACTCGGTGAAGCGCTTCACCGCGGCGTCGTCGCCGGCCACGGCGTAGCGGTAGCCCACGCGGCTGGCCGGCTGCACGAGGCCGGTGCGCGCCACGTCGGACTGGTTGAGCATCACGCGTGGCGAAAAACTCATGAAGCCCGCGCCCCGGTCGGGTTCCAGCGTGATCACGCGGCCCACGCGCAGGCCGGTGTCGCCCAGCAGCAGCGTGTCGCCGACCTTCAGACCCAGCGAGTCGAGCAGCGAGGCATCGACCCAGACCTCGCCCGACGCCGGCACGTCGCGCGTCACGGTGCCCGCGCCTTCGGCCGTGGTGGCCGTCTGCAGGTTGCCGCGCAGCGGGTAGCCCGGCGCCACGGCCTTCAGGGCCACGAGCTTGCTGGCGCCACCCTGCGCCTCTTCGGCCCGCGCCATGGTGGGGAAACCGAAGGTGCCGGTGCCCGCAAGGCCGAACGACTTCGCCTGTGCGATGAAGGCCTCGGGCGTCGGGTTGTCGCTCACGACCACGGCGTCGCCGCCCAGCAGTTGGCGCGCGTCGCGCTGCAATCCGCCCTGCAGCCGGTCGGCAAAGAAGCCGACCGCCGTGAGCGCGGCCACGGCCAGCACCACGGCCACGATCAAGAGGCGCAGCTCGCCGGCACGCAGATCGCGCCAGAGCGTGCGCCAGCCAAGGCGAAGGGAAGCATTCATAGGCGCGAACGATAGCCGAGCCCCGCCAGGGCCGCGGCGATCAAGGGTTATTGCCCGCCCCGGGCCCTTGATCGAAGCGACATGCTGTCGCATGATGCGAAAAACGCATCCCGTCGCCACCGTCGGCACGGGGACTAAAACAGCCCGTGAACAGCCCGTTGTCGGACCGCCCTTCCCCCACAAGGAGTGTTGTCGATGCCTCGATGTCAGCGCCTGCCAGCCCTCGGCCTTTGTCTGGCCCTTGGTTTGTTGTTGAGTGCCTGTGACCCCAAGCCCGCGAGCGCTCCCGCCGCTGGCGCCGCCCCCGCTCCTGCAGGCGGCAGCCCGACCGGCGTCAAGCCGGCCGCCTCGGGCGACACCGTCGATCCCTCCGCTTCCCCCAAAGGCCCGTCCGAAGGCGGCGCAGCCGTGGGCGGCATGAGCGGCGCGGGCGGTGGTGGCACCTCCGGCGGGGCAGCCCCGGCCCCGAGCGGCGGCGACGGCACTGCCCCCAAATAAGAAAACAGAAGCCCCCGAAAGAAGAACCCACGATGAAACAACCCACATCCGTTGTGCAGGAGGTCATGTCATGGACATAAGCCGCCGGCAATTCTTCCGCGTGAGCAGCGCGGGCCTGATCGGCTCCAGCATCGTCGCGCTCGGCTTTTCGCCGACCGCCGCGCTGGCCGAGGCCCGCAACTTCAAGCTCGCGCGCACCACCGAGACCCGCAACACCTGCCCGTACTGCTCCGTGGGCTGCGGGCTCATCATGTACAGCCTGGGCGACAAGGCCAAGAACGTGGTGTCGGACATCCTGCACATCGAGGGCGATGCCGACCACCCCGTGAACCGCGGCACGCTGTGCCCCAAGGGCGCGGGCCTGCTCGACTTCGTGCACAGCCCGATGCGGCTGAAGTACCCGGAAGTGCGCGAGGCCGGCAGCACCGAGTGGAAGCGCATCGGCTGGAACGAAGCGCTCGACCGCATCGCCAAGCTGCTCAAGGCCGACCGCGACGCCAACTTCCAGACCGCCAACGCCGACGGCAAGACCGTCAACCGCTGGACCAGCACCGGCATGCTCTGCGCGTCGGCCTCGTCCAACGAAACCGGCTACATCACCCACAAGGCATTCCGCTCGACCGGAATGCTGGTCTTCGACAACCAGGCACGCGTTTGACACGGACCGACGGTGGCCAGTCTGGCCCCGACGTTCGGCAGAGGCGCAATGACCAACCATTGGCAGGACATCCAGAACGCGGATGTCGTGCTGATCATGGGCGGCAATGCCGCGGAGGCGCACCCGTGCGGCTTCAAGTGGGTCATCGAAGCCAAGAAACAGAACAAGGCCCGCCTGGTCGTGGTCGATCCGCGCTTCACGCGGTCGGCCGCCGTGGCCGACTACTACGCGCCGATCCGCGCGGGGTCGGACATCGCGTTCCTGGCGGGGGTCCTCAACTTTCTCCTGAGCAACGACAAGATCCAGACGGAGTACGTGCGCAACTACACCAACGCGCCGTTCATCGTCGGGCCTGACTACAAGTTCGAGGACGGCCTGTTCAGCGGCTACAACGCCGAGAAGCGCAACTACGACCCCAAGTCGTGGGCCTACGCGCTCGACGAGGCCGGCATGGCCAAGGTCGACATGACCATGCAGGACCCGCAGTGCGTGCTGCAGGTCATGAAGCGGCACTATTCGCGCTACACGCCCGAGCTGGTGAGCCGCATCACCGGCACGCCGCAGGACAAGTTCCTGAAGGTGTGCGAGTACATCGCGAGCACCAGCACCAGCGGCCGCACCATGACCATCATGTATGCGCTGGGGTGGACGCAGCACAGCCAGGGCTCGCAGATGATCCGCACCGGCGCGCTCGTGCAGTTGCTGCTGGGCAACATCGGCGTGCCGGGCGGCGGCATGAACGCGCTGCGCGGCCACAGCAACATCCAGGGTCTCACCGACCTGGGGCTGCTGTCGAACTCGCTGCCGGGCTACATGTCGCTGGCGCGCGACAGCGAGCAGACGCTGGAGGACTACTACAAGACCCGTGCCCTCAAGCCGCTGCGGCCCAACCAGATGAGCTACTGGCAGAACTACCCCAAGTTCTTCGTCAGCATGCAGAAGTCGTGGTGGGGCAACGCGGCCACGGCCGAGAACGAGTGGGCCTTTCACTACCTGCCCAAGATCGACAAGCTCTACGAC
Encoded here:
- the fdnG gene encoding formate dehydrogenase-N subunit alpha; this translates as MDISRRQFFRVSSAGLIGSSIVALGFSPTAALAEARNFKLARTTETRNTCPYCSVGCGLIMYSLGDKAKNVVSDILHIEGDADHPVNRGTLCPKGAGLLDFVHSPMRLKYPEVREAGSTEWKRIGWNEALDRIAKLLKADRDANFQTANADGKTVNRWTSTGMLCASASSNETGYITHKAFRSTGMLVFDNQARVUHGPTVASLAPTFGRGAMTNHWQDIQNADVVLIMGGNAAEAHPCGFKWVIEAKKQNKARLVVVDPRFTRSAAVADYYAPIRAGSDIAFLAGVLNFLLSNDKIQTEYVRNYTNAPFIVGPDYKFEDGLFSGYNAEKRNYDPKSWAYALDEAGMAKVDMTMQDPQCVLQVMKRHYSRYTPELVSRITGTPQDKFLKVCEYIASTSTSGRTMTIMYALGWTQHSQGSQMIRTGALVQLLLGNIGVPGGGMNALRGHSNIQGLTDLGLLSNSLPGYMSLARDSEQTLEDYYKTRALKPLRPNQMSYWQNYPKFFVSMQKSWWGNAATAENEWAFHYLPKIDKLYDILQAFELMNQGKLNGYICQGFNPVGSFPDKKKIIDGLSKLKFLVTIDPLQTETSEFWRNFGEFNDVKTTDIQTTVFRLPSTCFAEEDGSLTNSSRWLQWHWKGAEPPGEAKGDIEIVAGIYNRIRQAYIKDGGAFPDPIVKLTWPYKIAHSPSAQELAMEYNGRALTDLLDPKDPSKPPLAKAGEQLAGFGLLRDDGSTASGCWIYAGAWTQAGNQMARRDNADPYGIGMVQNWAWAWPANRRILYNGASTDPTTGKPWIARRNLVAWNGKQWAGSDVPDIRPDANPMDADAVRPFIMTAEGVARLYAPTGMAEGPLPEHYEPFESPLVNNLMHPKNDKARANPAARIFKGDLERLGTPKDFPYVATSYRLTEHFHYWTKNVRTSAIIQPQQFVEIGEELAKEKGIANGDMVKVSSKRGFIKAVALVTKRIVGLQVDGRTVHTVGLPNHWGFVGIAKPGYLVNTLTPFVGDANTQTPEYKSFTVNIEKA
- a CDS encoding ABC transporter permease; this translates as MNASLRLGWRTLWRDLRAGELRLLIVAVVLAVAALTAVGFFADRLQGGLQRDARQLLGGDAVVVSDNPTPEAFIAQAKSFGLAGTGTFGFPTMARAEEAQGGASKLVALKAVAPGYPLRGNLQTATTAEGAGTVTRDVPASGEVWVDASLLDSLGLKVGDTLLLGDTGLRVGRVITLEPDRGAGFMSFSPRVMLNQSDVARTGLVQPASRVGYRYAVAGDDAAVKRFTEWADATIKKGELRGVRLDSFEGGRPEMRQTLDRAEKFLSLVALLAALLSAVAVALAARGFAASHLDDCAMLRVLGQSQRTIAAAYAFEFAVIGTVASAIGVAIGFAVHYVFVLLLAGLVETALPAATLWPVAFGLGMGLTLLFAFGLPPVLQLARVPPLRVIRRDVGGLKPASLAVLGIGVAGFAALLMAASSDIKLGLIAVGGFAGAVAVFALLSWLAVKVLRRSVNETTAPRWLVLATRQISARPAYAVVQVSALAVGLLALVLLVLLRTDLVASWRKATPPDAPNRFVINVMPEQSDAFQKTLRDAGVAKFDWYPMIRGRLVAINDKPVTPDDYTEDRAKRLVDREFNLSNSTAAPAHNAVTAGAWTPEAKNEVSVEEGLAETLGLKLGDTLRFDIGGMQNDARITSLRKVDWGSLHANFFVMYTVASLADVPVTYMGAFRAPETRGFDNALVRSFPNVTNVDMSATINQVQRVLDQVIRAVEFLFGFTLAAGLVVLFAAVTATREERAREFAVMRAVGARASLLRQVQRAELIGVGLLAGFLASIVASVIGWGLARYVFEFTWTASPLVPVAGALAGAVLALAAGWWGLRDVLRRPVVDTLRRAAE